One window from the genome of Fulvivirga lutea encodes:
- a CDS encoding pseudouridine synthase, whose translation MKKHRHFILNKPFGYLSQFVNNQNRRKNKKLLGELYDFPEGVMAIGRLDEKSEGLLLLTTDGNESERVRSKEVEKEYYAEVDGEITDEAITKLSQGVEIGFEGKRYVSLPCRVVKLQNSPNLEEIPVQKHRTTSWISITITEGKFRQVRKMTAAVGFPTVRLLRVRIGTIHLNGLKPGEVKEVDAIQLN comes from the coding sequence TTGAAAAAACACCGCCATTTTATTCTCAATAAGCCTTTTGGGTATCTCTCACAGTTTGTGAATAATCAGAACAGGCGCAAGAACAAAAAGTTACTGGGCGAGCTTTATGACTTCCCCGAGGGAGTGATGGCTATTGGAAGGTTGGATGAAAAATCAGAAGGTTTATTGTTATTAACCACTGATGGAAATGAAAGTGAAAGAGTAAGAAGTAAGGAAGTTGAGAAAGAGTATTATGCTGAAGTTGATGGTGAAATAACAGATGAGGCTATAACTAAGCTGTCTCAAGGTGTAGAAATTGGATTTGAAGGAAAAAGGTATGTCTCGCTACCCTGTAGAGTTGTAAAACTTCAAAATTCTCCAAATCTGGAAGAAATACCTGTTCAGAAACACAGAACCACAAGTTGGATATCCATAACAATAACTGAAGGTAAATTCAGACAAGTACGCAAAATGACGGCCGCAGTGGGTTTTCCAACTGTCAGGTTGCTACGCGTACGAATTGGTACTATTCATCTTAATGGACTAAAACCGGGAGAAGTAAAGGAAGTAGATGCAATTCAGCTAAACTAA
- a CDS encoding IS110 family RNA-guided transposase: MKKLALTQTLYPYIVGVDVSKESIDVCMIDTAQDRCESKVLTNTKEGYMKLKQWMKRLGNDVDNQTLFCMEHTGIYTRNLVKYLLSRGCKVWMESSLHIKRSMGLVRGKTDKIDAERIAMFAYTHQKEAKLVTMTHATLDRLQYLMRTRVRLMKGLQSQEKAINEMEYFDKKAGREMRMMCRQALEGLNKSLAKVEAKMLELVSIDREVRALYELITSVKSVGKVLAIDLIVYTHGFTRMLDGRKLACYCGVAPFEYRSGTSIHSPSGTSQFANKILKSHLHMASMNAIRCHQELREYYLRKVEEGKGKMSAINAVRNKLLHRIVAVVKRGTPYVEKLDKK, translated from the coding sequence ATGAAGAAACTAGCTTTAACCCAAACCCTTTACCCCTATATCGTAGGAGTAGATGTAAGCAAAGAGAGTATCGATGTTTGCATGATCGACACAGCGCAAGATCGCTGTGAGAGCAAAGTATTGACCAACACCAAGGAAGGTTACATGAAGCTAAAACAATGGATGAAACGCTTAGGCAATGACGTAGATAACCAGACTCTGTTCTGTATGGAACACACCGGTATTTACACCCGCAATCTGGTCAAGTACTTACTAAGTAGGGGCTGTAAAGTTTGGATGGAGTCATCACTTCATATTAAAAGGAGTATGGGTTTAGTACGAGGCAAGACCGATAAGATTGATGCTGAGCGGATAGCAATGTTTGCCTATACACACCAAAAAGAGGCTAAATTGGTAACGATGACACACGCTACCCTAGACAGGCTCCAGTACTTAATGCGTACACGAGTGCGTTTGATGAAAGGATTGCAGAGCCAGGAGAAGGCCATTAATGAAATGGAATACTTTGATAAGAAAGCGGGACGTGAGATGCGCATGATGTGTCGTCAGGCGCTAGAAGGTCTGAATAAATCATTAGCTAAAGTAGAGGCAAAGATGTTGGAGCTGGTGAGTATCGATAGGGAAGTACGAGCGCTTTACGAATTGATAACATCGGTAAAGAGTGTTGGTAAAGTATTGGCAATAGACTTGATAGTCTATACCCATGGGTTTACTAGAATGCTAGATGGTCGGAAGTTGGCCTGCTATTGTGGTGTGGCACCTTTTGAGTATCGGAGTGGTACAAGTATTCATTCCCCGTCAGGCACCTCACAATTTGCCAATAAGATATTGAAGAGTCATTTGCATATGGCCTCAATGAATGCCATTCGTTGTCATCAGGAACTTAGGGAATATTACCTGCGAAAAGTAGAAGAAGGAAAAGGGAAAATGAGTGCTATTAACGCTGTGAGAAATAAACTGCTTCATCGAATAGTGGCAGTGGTAAAACGAGGCACACCGTATGTAGAGAAATTGGATAAAAAGTAG
- a CDS encoding acyl-CoA thioesterase/bile acid-CoA:amino acid N-acyltransferase family protein, with translation MKIGKILIGVAKISLLLFLTLLIVGLCYSYLVPLPVASGEHQLLISELEPCHTLPLTNEKDIMLEVTPKVSYFDESIQIRVTGLTPEKIGTLKLEVVDSKGTRWESLACFKSNQDGEITPSTQAPLSGSTYSGIQAMGLFWSLKPEKLIRFDERTDLKFIISYESIGSETLYDTIVKKSYHNLQKNNIIKEEFRNEFIGNIYFKQGKEQRPTVVLLAGSSGNFQDRKASYLAAKGYNVLDLKYFGAEHLPKKLEEVPLEYLNEAIDWLKQQPAVDTSKIALMGRSKGAEYALLYASKYDNIQALISIVGSSVVWSSKNYIKSSWSYQQQEVPYARGSLIEAIKFLKKSKGKAQNQLPYMLSAFDKRKRIKKASIAIEDVKCPVLLLSGKDDQQWPSSMMSEQLVARAYANNFNYQIEHFAYENAGHEFDATPNVPQVDFSSLTIWKSGGNFQGNALASIHSWNQVLTFLNINLGINQIDEEKMLITNNKFHEQSEI, from the coding sequence ATGAAAATAGGCAAAATACTGATTGGAGTAGCGAAAATTTCTTTGCTGCTTTTCCTTACGCTACTGATAGTAGGATTATGTTACTCTTATTTGGTGCCATTACCAGTTGCAAGTGGTGAACATCAGTTGCTTATTTCAGAACTTGAACCATGCCATACATTACCACTAACTAATGAAAAAGATATTATGCTCGAGGTGACTCCAAAAGTTTCATATTTTGATGAGAGCATTCAAATAAGAGTAACGGGACTTACTCCAGAAAAAATAGGAACCTTGAAACTCGAAGTTGTGGATTCAAAAGGAACCCGATGGGAATCTTTGGCCTGTTTTAAGTCAAACCAGGATGGAGAAATAACACCTTCTACTCAAGCACCTTTAAGTGGGAGTACATATAGTGGCATTCAAGCGATGGGTCTTTTCTGGTCACTGAAACCAGAAAAACTAATCAGATTTGATGAACGGACTGATCTTAAGTTTATAATCAGCTACGAATCGATTGGGTCAGAAACTTTGTATGATACAATCGTAAAAAAATCCTACCATAACCTTCAAAAAAATAATATCATCAAAGAAGAATTTCGGAATGAGTTTATTGGTAACATTTATTTTAAGCAAGGAAAGGAACAAAGACCAACTGTAGTTTTATTAGCTGGTTCCAGTGGTAACTTTCAGGATAGAAAAGCTTCTTATCTTGCTGCTAAGGGATACAATGTGTTAGACTTGAAGTACTTTGGAGCAGAACATTTACCTAAGAAACTGGAAGAAGTGCCTTTAGAATATCTTAATGAGGCAATAGATTGGTTAAAACAGCAACCTGCTGTAGATACATCTAAAATTGCTTTGATGGGAAGATCTAAGGGAGCGGAATATGCTTTATTATACGCTTCAAAATACGATAATATTCAAGCACTTATTTCCATAGTTGGTTCGAGTGTAGTCTGGAGTTCAAAAAACTATATCAAATCTTCATGGTCATATCAACAACAAGAAGTTCCTTACGCAAGAGGATCGCTTATAGAAGCTATCAAATTTTTAAAAAAATCGAAAGGGAAAGCTCAAAATCAGTTGCCATACATGTTAAGTGCATTCGACAAGAGAAAGAGAATAAAAAAGGCATCAATCGCAATAGAGGATGTTAAGTGCCCAGTATTATTGCTTTCTGGAAAAGACGATCAGCAATGGCCTTCCAGTATGATGAGCGAACAATTAGTTGCACGAGCTTATGCCAATAATTTCAATTATCAAATTGAACACTTTGCATATGAAAATGCTGGACATGAGTTTGATGCGACACCGAATGTTCCACAGGTCGATTTTTCAAGTCTGACCATCTGGAAGTCGGGAGGTAATTTTCAAGGGAACGCCCTGGCATCAATTCATTCATGGAACCAGGTATTAACTTTTTTGAACATAAATTTGGGAATAAATCAGATTGATGAAGAAAAGATGCTGATAACAAACAATAAGTTCCATGAGCAATCTGAGATATGA
- a CDS encoding energy transducer TonB family protein, whose amino-acid sequence MKKYYFILFLGLISNLLSAQINDRLKGNSSDNLQIVEQSAKPNGGYAKLYKYLNKKAKFPKDYDYPNDKGEVYVQFIIDESGKVDKNSISIPDKSKLEGKAWILTDNYFTELAIKKIENMPPWIPAEHNGQKVKQMIMLPITFRK is encoded by the coding sequence ATGAAGAAGTACTATTTCATTTTATTTCTAGGTTTAATTAGCAATTTATTATCTGCACAGATAAATGACAGGCTAAAAGGTAATTCATCTGATAATCTTCAGATTGTTGAACAGAGTGCAAAACCTAATGGTGGATATGCTAAACTTTATAAATACTTAAACAAGAAGGCAAAATTTCCAAAGGACTATGACTATCCCAATGACAAGGGTGAAGTATATGTACAATTTATAATAGATGAATCTGGCAAAGTTGACAAGAATTCAATCTCTATTCCTGACAAATCTAAACTTGAAGGAAAAGCGTGGATTTTAACTGATAATTATTTTACGGAATTGGCAATTAAAAAGATTGAAAATATGCCTCCATGGATTCCAGCTGAACATAATGGACAAAAGGTTAAGCAAATGATAATGCTGCCAATTACATTCAGGAAGTAG
- a CDS encoding IS110 family RNA-guided transposase: MKKLALTQTLYPYIVGVDVSKESIDVCMIDTAQDRCESKVLTNTKEGYMKLKQWMKRLGNDVDNQTLFCMEHTGIYTRNLVKYLLSRGCKVWMESSLHIKRSMGLVRGKTDKIDAERIAMFAYTHQKEAKLVTMTHATLDRLQYLMRTRVRLMKGLQSQEKAINEMEYFDKKAGREMRMMCRQALEGLNKSLAKVEAKMLELVSIDREVRALYELITSVKSVGKVLAIDLIVYTHGFTRMLDGRKLACYCGVAPFEYRSGTSIHSPSGTSQFANKILKSHLHMASMNAIRCHQELREYYLRKVEEGKGKMSAINAVRNKLLHRIVAVVKRGTPYVEKLDKK, translated from the coding sequence ATGAAGAAACTAGCTTTAACCCAAACCCTTTACCCCTATATCGTAGGAGTAGATGTAAGCAAAGAGAGTATCGATGTTTGCATGATCGACACAGCGCAAGATCGCTGTGAGAGCAAAGTATTGACCAACACCAAGGAAGGTTATATGAAGCTAAAACAATGGATGAAACGCTTAGGCAATGATGTAGATAACCAGACTCTGTTCTGTATGGAACACACCGGTATTTACACCCGTAATCTGGTCAAGTACTTACTAAGTAGGGGGTGTAAAGTTTGGATGGAGTCATCACTTCATATTAAAAGGAGTATGGGTCTAGTACGAGGCAAGACCGATAAGATTGATGCTGAGCGGATTGCAATGTTTGCCTATACACACCAAAAAGAGGCTAAATTGGTAACGATGACACACGCTACCCTAGACAGGCTCCAGTACTTAATGCGTACACGAGTGCGTTTGATGAAAGGATTGCAGAGCCAGGAGAAGGCCATTAATGAAATGGAATACTTTGATAAGAAAGCGGGACGTGAGATGCGCATGATGTGTCGTCAGGCGCTAGAAGGTCTGAATAAATCATTAGCTAAAGTAGAGGCAAAGATGTTGGAGCTGGTGAGTATCGATAGGGAAGTACGAGCACTTTACGAATTGATAACATCGGTAAAGAGTGTTGGTAAAGTATTGGCAATAGACTTGATAGTCTATACCCATGGGTTTACTAGAATGCTAGATGGTCGGAAGTTGGCCTGCTATTGTGGTGTGGCACCTTTTGAGTATCGGAGTGGTACAAGTATTCATTCCCCGTCAGGCACGTCACAATTTGCCAATAAGATATTGAAGAGTCATTTGCATATGGCTTCAATGAATGCCATTCGTTGTCATCAGGAACTTAGGGAATATTACCTGCGAAAAGTGGAAGAAGGAAAAGGGAAAATGAGTGCTATTAACGCTGTGAGAAATAAACTACTACATCGAATAGTGGCAGTGGTAAAACGAGGAACACCTTATGTAGAGAAATTGGATAAAAAGTAG
- a CDS encoding DUF5677 domain-containing protein, giving the protein MDKKIKLGTKEYLEVAQKALDKSIRLIAKSVNKGLANEKDDIAMSFSLMVGPILDTSHSLVVLSSMGKMRDCYSLSRIIFDHVLNLGYFGAKGEDTVKKALQHYHQKSFRDLDRKIEIKDLGFGIGLKDIDKAPISEKLREALDYFTSNKGFEIRSWTGDNVFKKIEIIRDSYGKEAGMMMIINLFYIYRHSSEIIHGTLFGSLFARGMTKPESEQPKDEKELEEFHRTRISFVLICTILMNYVTFQIINEHYHRQKELDELADLIKDFRITLYE; this is encoded by the coding sequence ATGGATAAAAAAATTAAACTTGGAACAAAAGAGTATTTAGAAGTTGCTCAAAAGGCTCTTGATAAATCCATTCGCTTAATAGCTAAATCGGTTAACAAAGGACTTGCAAACGAAAAGGATGATATAGCCATGTCTTTTTCTCTTATGGTAGGCCCTATTCTGGACACGAGCCATTCTTTGGTGGTACTGTCATCAATGGGTAAAATGAGAGACTGTTATTCATTGTCCAGAATAATATTCGACCATGTTTTAAATCTTGGATATTTTGGAGCAAAGGGTGAAGACACTGTAAAAAAAGCACTGCAACATTATCATCAAAAATCATTTCGAGATTTAGACAGAAAAATTGAAATCAAAGATTTAGGATTTGGTATAGGATTAAAAGACATAGATAAAGCTCCTATTTCTGAAAAGCTTAGAGAAGCCTTGGATTACTTCACATCAAACAAGGGATTTGAAATTAGGTCTTGGACAGGAGATAATGTTTTCAAAAAGATAGAAATAATAAGAGATTCATACGGCAAGGAAGCAGGAATGATGATGATAATCAACTTATTCTACATCTATCGCCATTCATCTGAAATCATACATGGGACTTTATTTGGCAGCCTTTTCGCAAGAGGTATGACCAAGCCTGAAAGTGAACAACCTAAAGATGAAAAAGAGTTAGAAGAGTTTCACAGAACTAGAATAAGCTTTGTTTTGATATGTACGATTCTGATGAACTATGTAACATTTCAGATTATCAATGAGCATTATCATAGACAAAAGGAGTTAGATGAACTTGCTGACTTAATCAAAGACTTTAGAATAACACTTTATGAATAA
- a CDS encoding WD40/YVTN/BNR-like repeat-containing protein: protein MMLKVQLKSAFIFLVSLLLTIDIYAQAVNDVHKEAAKGLKLREIGPALMGGRISDIAVNPKDKNTWYVAAGSGNVWKTINGGITWKPIFDDQASYSIGCVTIDPNNPTILWVGTGENVSGRHVGWGDGVYRSMDAGKTWQHMGLKKSEHIGKILIDPRNSDVIMVAAEGPLWSAGGERGVYKSIDGGKSWNLALKIDENTGVTDIEFDPSNPDVVYAAAYQRRRHTWSLLAGGPKSGIYKSTDNGYTWKQVKTGLPSGDMGKIGLAVTAADPQRVFATIEANDEERGFYRSDDKGESWSKMNSYISGGTGPHYYQEIEASQSNPDLVYQMDVFLHVTRDGGKTFDYLTNGRTKHSDNHAMWIDPDNGNHLIAGTDGGLYESFDEGATWRHFENLPISQFYKAALDNSEPFYNVVVGAQDLGTLIGPSRTMNTEGVRNQDWYVPLGADGYDCAVDPTDPNIVYMEIQNGLLFRLDRRTEEVLMIQPQPQPNDPPERYNWDSPVLISPHDNKTLFFGSQRLWKSTDRGNSWTAISGDLTTNKNRYELKMMDNVPSVDALYDNGAMSKFSTLTSISESPIAKGLIYTGSDDGLIQVTEDGGQSWRKAQSLPKVPELSFINDIEASKHNANTVFASADAHKIGDYTTYLFMSSDRGKSWQAINGDLPANTIVWSIKQDHVDQNLLVIGTEYGIYYSPNKGTNWLKLGAGVPTIPFRDIELHERDNDLVGASFGRGVFVLDDYSALREAGKVSNNTLFPIRDAWWFVPNAPYQATGGPSAGSSNFKTPNPSHGALITYYISEVPKTSEEKREEKEKSLKEQGANIPFPGWATLKAESLEDKPEVLILIKDENGNAVRWLNGAAKKGVHRINWDLRIPAPDPISLSQPAFVPPWAGSPEGPMAIPGKYSAELYLVENGNLVAQGQAQEFVVKPTPNLPQNVNYAEYAAFTKQTNELSRKLGAAGNKLGEVSSKLRHIDAAITQTPSLNPEFFKKLKEFNTQLTELREVLFGDATRQGKDESTTPSISDYVWKVVYGHWNTTQLPTETQKQSIESGTKQIADFVKKFETYANNLAAFEKSLEEAGAPYTPGRGLE from the coding sequence ATGATGTTAAAAGTCCAACTCAAATCAGCATTTATATTTCTAGTTAGCCTACTTCTTACTATCGACATTTATGCACAAGCGGTGAATGATGTGCACAAAGAAGCGGCAAAAGGTCTGAAACTGCGGGAAATTGGACCGGCACTCATGGGTGGCAGAATATCCGATATTGCAGTAAACCCAAAAGATAAAAACACTTGGTATGTAGCTGCAGGCTCTGGCAATGTTTGGAAAACGATCAATGGTGGTATTACCTGGAAACCAATTTTTGACGATCAGGCATCCTACTCGATTGGGTGTGTTACTATCGACCCTAACAATCCAACTATTTTATGGGTAGGTACTGGAGAAAATGTGAGTGGCCGACATGTAGGTTGGGGTGATGGTGTGTATAGAAGTATGGATGCCGGTAAAACCTGGCAGCATATGGGGCTCAAGAAATCCGAACATATTGGTAAAATTTTAATAGACCCAAGAAATAGTGATGTGATCATGGTAGCGGCAGAAGGCCCGCTTTGGTCAGCCGGTGGCGAACGTGGTGTGTACAAAAGTATTGATGGTGGGAAGTCCTGGAACTTGGCGCTAAAAATTGATGAGAATACTGGAGTAACTGACATTGAATTTGATCCTTCTAACCCGGATGTAGTATATGCGGCTGCATACCAGAGAAGAAGACATACCTGGTCGCTACTTGCAGGCGGACCGAAATCTGGTATTTATAAATCTACCGATAACGGCTACACATGGAAACAAGTTAAAACGGGTTTGCCTTCTGGCGATATGGGAAAAATAGGTTTAGCAGTAACAGCTGCTGACCCTCAAAGAGTATTTGCTACTATAGAAGCGAATGATGAAGAGAGAGGTTTCTATCGGTCGGATGACAAAGGTGAAAGCTGGAGTAAAATGAATAGCTACATTTCCGGTGGAACAGGCCCACACTATTACCAGGAAATTGAGGCTTCGCAAAGTAACCCGGATTTAGTGTATCAAATGGATGTGTTCTTACATGTGACCAGAGATGGCGGAAAAACCTTTGATTACCTGACCAATGGTAGAACTAAGCACAGTGATAATCACGCCATGTGGATTGATCCGGATAACGGCAACCATTTAATAGCTGGAACCGATGGCGGCCTGTATGAGTCGTTTGATGAAGGAGCTACTTGGAGACATTTTGAAAACTTGCCTATATCTCAATTTTATAAAGCCGCTTTAGATAATTCAGAGCCATTTTATAATGTGGTAGTGGGTGCGCAAGATTTGGGTACATTAATTGGCCCATCCAGAACCATGAATACTGAAGGCGTTAGAAACCAGGATTGGTACGTGCCTTTAGGTGCCGATGGATATGACTGTGCTGTAGATCCGACAGATCCGAACATCGTGTATATGGAGATTCAGAACGGACTGCTTTTCAGGTTGGATAGAAGAACAGAGGAGGTTCTGATGATACAACCTCAGCCTCAGCCGAATGATCCTCCTGAAAGATATAATTGGGACAGCCCTGTACTGATCAGTCCGCATGATAATAAAACATTATTTTTCGGATCACAACGGCTTTGGAAAAGTACAGATCGAGGCAATTCATGGACAGCCATAAGTGGCGATTTAACCACTAACAAAAATAGGTATGAATTAAAGATGATGGATAATGTGCCAAGTGTGGATGCTTTGTATGACAATGGCGCGATGTCCAAGTTCTCGACACTTACCTCCATATCGGAATCGCCAATTGCTAAAGGGCTTATTTACACAGGTTCTGATGATGGATTAATTCAGGTTACTGAAGATGGAGGCCAAAGCTGGCGTAAAGCCCAAAGCCTTCCTAAAGTGCCTGAACTGTCGTTTATAAATGATATTGAGGCCTCTAAGCATAATGCAAATACTGTGTTTGCTTCAGCCGATGCTCATAAAATAGGTGATTACACCACCTATCTTTTCATGAGTTCTGATAGAGGTAAATCTTGGCAAGCAATTAATGGAGATTTACCAGCCAACACGATCGTTTGGTCTATCAAGCAAGATCATGTAGATCAAAATCTATTAGTTATAGGAACGGAGTATGGTATTTACTATTCACCTAACAAGGGCACTAACTGGTTAAAATTAGGAGCAGGCGTACCTACCATTCCTTTCAGAGATATTGAATTGCACGAACGAGATAACGATTTGGTAGGAGCATCTTTTGGTAGAGGAGTTTTTGTATTGGATGACTATTCTGCGTTGCGTGAAGCAGGAAAGGTTTCTAACAATACTTTATTTCCAATACGAGATGCATGGTGGTTTGTTCCTAATGCGCCGTATCAGGCCACTGGTGGCCCTTCGGCAGGATCTTCTAACTTCAAAACACCCAATCCATCTCATGGAGCATTGATCACTTATTACATCAGCGAAGTGCCTAAAACGTCTGAAGAGAAGCGTGAAGAGAAAGAGAAGAGTTTAAAAGAGCAAGGTGCTAATATACCTTTTCCGGGTTGGGCAACGCTCAAGGCTGAGTCGTTAGAAGATAAACCAGAGGTATTGATTTTAATTAAAGATGAAAATGGAAATGCCGTGCGCTGGTTGAATGGTGCGGCTAAAAAAGGGGTACATAGAATTAATTGGGATTTGAGAATCCCAGCACCTGACCCGATAAGTTTATCGCAGCCGGCTTTTGTGCCGCCATGGGCAGGTTCGCCTGAAGGGCCAATGGCCATTCCTGGTAAGTATAGTGCAGAGCTGTATTTGGTAGAGAACGGCAACCTAGTGGCGCAAGGCCAAGCGCAGGAGTTTGTCGTGAAGCCAACCCCAAATCTACCGCAAAATGTGAACTATGCTGAATACGCAGCTTTCACAAAACAGACCAATGAATTATCAAGAAAACTAGGGGCGGCAGGCAATAAGTTGGGTGAGGTAAGCAGCAAATTAAGACATATTGACGCTGCTATTACCCAAACACCGAGCCTTAATCCCGAATTCTTTAAGAAACTTAAGGAGTTCAATACACAATTGACGGAATTAAGGGAAGTGTTGTTTGGTGATGCAACACGACAGGGTAAAGATGAATCTACTACGCCATCTATTAGTGATTATGTATGGAAGGTGGTGTACGGCCATTGGAATACCACTCAATTACCAACAGAAACCCAGAAGCAAAGTATTGAATCAGGTACAAAACAAATAGCGGATTTTGTAAAGAAGTTTGAAACCTATGCTAACAATCTGGCCGCTTTTGAAAAAAGTTTAGAGGAGGCTGGAGCTCCTTATACTCCAGGGAGAGGGTTGGAGTAG
- a CDS encoding helix-turn-helix transcriptional regulator: protein MKNLSQFVKNKRKSLGLTQEDLSFKAGVGLRFVRDLEQGKKSLMVDKVNQVLSLFGYELGPVPTERHEES, encoded by the coding sequence ATGAAAAACTTAAGTCAGTTTGTTAAAAATAAGCGAAAAAGCCTAGGGTTAACTCAGGAAGATCTATCCTTCAAAGCAGGTGTAGGGCTCCGCTTTGTTCGAGATTTGGAGCAAGGTAAGAAATCATTAATGGTTGATAAAGTCAACCAGGTGTTATCATTATTTGGTTATGAACTAGGGCCAGTACCAACAGAAAGACATGAAGAAAGCTAA